A genomic region of Chaetodon auriga isolate fChaAug3 chromosome 11, fChaAug3.hap1, whole genome shotgun sequence contains the following coding sequences:
- the epcam gene encoding epithelial cell adhesion molecule, giving the protein MNLWIVLVLAALAAGASAQSCTCDTLKWAVCEESPCKCEISVAANEKQQLTCSELIPKCFLMKAEMYRAKKGLETRTIGGKPVEDAFVDNDGIYDPDCENDGKFKAKQCNNTEECWCVNSAGVRRTDKGDKNLKCEKLVETYWVRLQLTHKPAKADVDASKLKVAIAEAINKRYKFNKDLVDNVEYDPKARLIVVDVKKQKGERQTDLANMAYYMEKDVKVLPLFKSQEKFEPTVGSEKLEMEKILVYYVDEEAPTFTMKNLSGGIIAVIVVVVLAVVAGLLVLFFARKRSQRYNKAQQREMEAM; this is encoded by the exons ATGAACCTCTGGATTGTTCTCGTGCTCGCTGCCCTCGCGGCTGGAGCCTCAGCGCAAAGCT GCACATGTGATACTTTGAAGTGGGCTGTCTGTGAAGAATCTCCATGCAAGTGTGAAATTTCTGTCGCCGCCAACGAGAAACAACAGCTGACATGCAGCGAAT TGATCCCTAAGTGCTTCTTGATGAAGGCTGAGATGTACAGAGCTAAAAAGGGCCTAGAGACCCGTACAATTGGAGGAAAGCCGGTGGAGGATGCCTTCGTGGACAACGATGGCATCTATGACCCCGACTGTGAGAATGATGGCAAATTCAAGGCCAAGCAGTGCAACAACACAGAGGAGTGCTGGTGCGTCAACAGTGCCGGCGTTCGTCGAACTGACAAGGGAGACAAGAACCTCAAGTGTGAGAAGCTTGTGGAGACCTA CTGGGTCCGTCTtcagctgacacacaaaccAGCGAAGGCTGACGTGGATGCCAGCAAGTTGAAGGT TGCCATCGCAGAAGCCATTAACAAACGTTACAAGTTCAACAAGGACTTGGTGGACAATGTCGAg TATGACCCCAAGGCCCGCCTGATTGTGGTGGATGTGAAGAAGCAAAAAGGAGAGCGCCAGACTGACCTGGCTAATATGGCCTACTACATGGAGAAAGAT GTGAAGGTGCTGCCCCTGTTCAAGAGCCAAGAGAAGTTTGAGCCAACTGTAGGCAGCGAGAagctggagatggagaaaatCCTGGTGTACTATGTTGATGAGGAGGCCCCGACTTTCACCATGAAGAACCTGTCTGGTGGCATCATCGCTGTCAtcgtggtggtggtgttggctGTGGTTGCTGGCTTGCTGGTCCTG TTCTTCGCCAGGAAGCGAAGTCAGCGGTACAACAAAGCTCAG CAAAGGGAGATGGAGGCCATGTAA